The following are encoded in a window of Panicum virgatum strain AP13 chromosome 5N, P.virgatum_v5, whole genome shotgun sequence genomic DNA:
- the LOC120674904 gene encoding uncharacterized protein LOC120674904: MPASFRLAPPENVRKFMELPIKYLDSAHDKAVEFIEDVQAIIFAPFTDDEVPNEEDQSSSNVITESLAASVETPLVGPNTETSTPASLITVENRSTGRIDTDAHGTEPFSSTSTGLSLRNHVSPENTSSERRSH; the protein is encoded by the exons ATGCCCGCCAGCTTTCGTTtggcgccgccg GAAAATGTGAGAAAATTCATGGAG CTCCCAATCAAGTATCTGGATTCAGCTCATGATAAGGCTGTTGAGTTCATTGAAGATGTCCAGGCAATAATTTTTGCCCCCTTTACTGATGATGAGGTGCCAAATGAGGAGGATCAATCTAGTAGCAACGTCATCACTGAATCTTTGGCAGCATCAGTTGAGACGCCGCTAGTTGGACCAAATACTGAAACCTCTACTCCTGCATCTCTCATAACGGTGGAAAACAGATCTACTGGCCGTATAGATACTGATGCTCATGGAACTGAACCATTTTCAAGTACAAGTACAGGTTTGTCCTTGAGGAATCATGTGTCCCCAGAAAATACTTCTTCTGAAAGGAGGTCGCATTGA